The following are encoded together in the Babesia microti strain RI chromosome II, complete genome genome:
- a CDS encoding Putative 50S ribosomal protein L18 apicoplast (overlaps_old_locusTagID:BBM_II03540): MHNHSYYTILLTIALIHTTGCHGFLHRNIKFILHSMTVYGKPKRLHKTPPWAHLFEEKVEPSPLGEPWAKLSKDVANGERRVRLTVKKSHLQIYAAVVDDYKNQVICIASSNLPVLADVLGTVPTKDPTVRRNKGNNVKAAYEVGKHIGRLALAKGVAKVYFDRAGYKYHGRVEAVAIGARKVGLQL, encoded by the exons ATGCACAACCATTCTTATTACactattttattaacaattgcACTAATCCACACCACAGGATGCCACGGGTTTCTCCACAGaaacattaaatttatactaCACTCAATGACGGTGTATGGAAAGCCTAAGAGGCTTCACAAGACG CCTCCTTGGGCCCACCTATTCGAAGAAAAAGTCGAACCCTCTCCCCTTGGTGAACCATGGGCAAAACTATCTAAAGACGTGGCCAATGGCGAACGTCGTGTTAGACTAACAGTCAAAAAATCACACCTTCAAATATATGCAGCAGTTGTGGACGATTATAAAAACCAAGTAATCTGCATAGCATCCTCGAATCTCCCCGTGTTGGCGGACGTGCTGGGGACCGTACCCACAAAGGATC CCACAGTAAGGCGTAACAAGGGAAACAATGTCAAAGCAGCATATGAAGTAGGGAAGCACATAGGCCGCCTGGCCCTAGCTAAGGGAGTGGCTAAGGTTTACTTTGATCGTGCTGGGTACAA GTACCATGGAAGAGTGGAGGCAGTTGCCATAGGCGCTAGAAAGGTTGGACTGCAGTTATGA
- a CDS encoding hypothetical protein (overlaps_old_locusTagID:BBM_II03545) — translation MTDDSNNNVGKISSSDIKALLQSSENEFAAYVEEIKRSKLDSVQAINYRESLVNCVRESRALYKKLEKTVQLVQQKFLRQSQAIASAADTKIKAETEVIQKILAEKFAKKADDLELETLKTREALEKQALLEAHRAKSSIQHYKQLAGQKEEAFKKLLLRNTILYNLYFAIKHPAASDPTLITRHINSDPSLSALDSDIGFTRLLESKRKYAGSGVFSNLEAALRYFKSQTNPVAHKSEGIFDEIRDSLKSNDFQTALFAINRLPKEAKQVLCKSEFGEPFKFFCQLDLTSRYLAARLSALSDVLSNGISGTSEDKVA, via the exons ATGACTGATGACAGTAACAACAACGTGGGCAAGATAAGCAGCAGTGATATAAAGGCTTTGCTCCAGAGCTCGGAAAACGAATTC GCCGCCTACGTGGAAGAAATTAAGCGGTCCAAATTAGACAGTGTACAGGCCATCAATTACAGGGAAAGCCTGGTGAATTGCGTGAGGGAAAGCAGAGCGCTCTACAAAAAACTTGAAAAGACAGTTCAACTTGTGCAACAGAAGTTCCTGAGGCAATCACAAGCAATTGCATCGGCTGCTGATACCAAAATTAAAGCTGAAACTGAAGTAatccaaaaaattttggcagaaaaatttgccaaaaaagCAGATGATCTTGAGTTAGAGACGTTAAAGACCAGGGAAGCCCTAGAAAAACAAGCTCTACTAGAAGCCCACAGGGCAAAATCGTCTATTCAGCACTATAAGCAA TTGGCTGGACAGAAAGAGGAGGCCTTCAAAAAGCTTCTGCTAAGAAATACAATCCTCTACAATCTAtattttgcgataaaaCATCCTGCTGCATCAGATCCAACTCTAATTACGCGACACATTAACTCCGACCCTAGCCTTAGCGCACTGGACAGTGATATAGGGTTCACACGCCTATTGGAAAGTAAGCGAAAGTACGCTGGGTCGGGCGTTTTCAGCAACCTGGAAGCGGCATTAAGGTACTTTAAAAGTCAAACAAACCCCGTGGCTCATAAATCTGAGGGTATATTCGACGAGATAAGGGACAGTCTCAAATCCA ACGATTTTCAGACCGCTTTGTTCGCGATAAATCGCTTGCCAAAAGAAGCCAAGCAGGTGCTCTGCAAGTCTGAATTCGGCGAGcctttcaaatttttttgccAATTAGATCTCACATCGCGATACCTTGCAGCCCGTTTAAGCGCTTTATCAGATGTCCTAAGCAACGGTATAAGTGGTACAAGTGAAGATAAAGTTGCATAA
- a CDS encoding conserved Plasmodium protein, unknown function (overlaps_old_locusTagID:BBM_II03550): protein MNFVKTHIYKQEYTDRGVSESIDEARREEDIAEAERLSKLPEFRLNPNITSLAERLGIEPAFEDEEDDLNPLNIQDAPAVSYEEDEFYEELERQRKEAEREREKQDAYIRNEFIRAKSELEEAWRETDTGSYGLVPTITKNRVKSNINTSAVSAIIRKRQPRGLVEGYDSS, encoded by the exons ATGAACTTTGTAAAGACGCATATTTACAAGCAAGAGTATACCGATAGAGGGGTTAGCGAAAGCATAGACGAAGCGCGGAGGGAGGAAGATATCGCAGAGGCAGAGCGTTTATCTAAACTTCCAGAATTCAGATTGAACCCAAACATAACCAG CCTTGCTGAAAGACTTGGAATTGAGCCCGCCTTTGAGGACGAAGAAGACGATCTCAACCCTCTAAATATTCAAGACGCGCCGGCG GTCAGTTACGAGGAGGACGAGTTCTACGAAGAGTTGGAACGGCAGAGAAAGGAGGCAGAGCGTGAACGGGAAAAACAAGACGCTTACATTCGCAACGAGTTCATAAGGGCCAAGTCAGAGTTAGAGGAGGCCTGGAGGGAGACTGATACGGGTAGTTACGGACTGGTCCCAACCATAACCAAGAACCGGGTGAAGAGCAATATAAATACGTCTGCAGTGTCTGCGATCATTCGGAAAAGGCAGCCGCGTGGTCTGGTCGAGGGATACGACTCGTCCTAA
- a CDS encoding conserved Plasmodium protein, unknown function (overlaps_old_locusTagID:BBM_II03555), with translation MSICVGNVRLALARSIQGWCGPTGASRGSHSAKVPYGVKQSAGYKESRLQRRLALEAARKQREARGLILDTRSSLFMCLRHNTGINWFRAQEILKHLEMHVRHPSDGIDASLRDKITAAANLVKAKSRQ, from the exons ATGTCTATATGTGTTGGTAACGTACGGCTCGCACTGGCTCGGTCCATTCAAGGCTGGTGTGGGCCCACCGGGGCGAGCCGGGGCTCTCACAGCGCGAAGGTTCCGTACGGGGTTAAGCAGAGTGCAGGTTACAAGGAGAGCAGGCTGCAGCGGAGATTGGCTCTGGAGGCGGCCCGCAAGCAGAGG GAGGCCAGGGGTTTGATTTTGGACACCAGGAGCAGTTTGTTTATGTGTCTCAGGCACAACACGGGAATAAATTGGTTCAGGGCCCAGGAAATTCTTAAGCACTTGGAAATGCACGTCAGACATCCGTCCGATGGAATTGACGCTAGCCTCCGCGATAAGATAACAGCTGCTGCCAACCTCGTAAAGGCCAAGTCGCGCCAATAG
- a CDS encoding transcription factor with AP2 domain(s) (ApiAP2) (overlaps_old_locusTagID:BBM_II03560) encodes MHKFNLNNIAQPHCAMPAFSITQPSISNSNQSAEEFDALPGQSTEYHPPPIGAPSNCHWHHPHVQPPHPDLPGLPEDGMYLLDMYKNSLSYMVQELATTWTNSPGDPIFLHHLYRIQIAQSLSDLDPYISLFGPCFEDLSSSWLTSLSQYLIAKLNSLFLYDTQCARDEFHRPKASPIAYGPCPCTGDGSGSLAPLRRRPTEATEYVEPVEYVGQTYPLYHCGTTRLPSSLSDDCADTAGFTSRMNSLSTCGACDDCHTIASHHGHWPMQYMAPVAEPPLAAVPCGASPHWAATTPQHQAETGLPQFGRASDPSYPTTADAFGPINFDSGQTAVASPVHTDGRAMKKNTGKALDRGSKCQGEILMLSDYAQPMKGVSFNAKKQAWLAYWTITNNFQMRKFPIKKYGFRNAKQLAIQCRLEAERQSTSERFERSRGKLALRASHPHSPSATATNPNDQ; translated from the coding sequence ATGCACAAGTTTAACCTCAACAATATCGCGCAACCACACTGCGCAATGCCCGCATTCAGCATAACTCAGCCTTCCATTTCAAACTCGAACCAGAGCGCGGAAGAGTTCGATGCCTTACCTGGACAATCCACGGAATATCATCCCCCGCCTATTGGGGCTCCGTCCAACTGCCATTGGCATCACCCGCACGTACAGCCCCCCCACCCAGACTTGCCAGGACTCCCAGAGGATGGGATGTACTTGCTTGACATGTACAAGAACAGCCTGAGCTACATGGTCCAGGAGCTGGCCACAACATGGACCAACTCTCCAGGGGATCCCATCTTCCTGCACCACCTGTACCGCATCCAAATAGCACAGTCGCTCTCCGATCTCGATCCATACATCTCCCTGTTCGGCCCCTGCTTCGAAGACCTCTCCTCCTCCTGGTTGACTTCGTTGTCCCAATACCTTATCGCCAAGCTTAATTCTCTCTTTTTGTACGACACCCAGTGTGCGAGGGATGAATTTCACCGGCCCAAAGCCAGCCCCATTGCATACGGCCCCTGCCCCTGTACAGGCGATGGGTCAGGATCACTGGCCCCGCTTCGCAGACGGCCAACAGAGGCCACCGAATATGTCGAACCAGTAGAGTATGTGGGACAGACTTACCCGCTCTACCACTGCGGTACAACACGCCTCCCCTCCTCTCTCTCCGATGATTGTGCTGATACAGCAGGCTTCACCTCGCGCATGAACAGCTTGAGCACCTGCGGCGCCTGTGATGACTGCCATACGATAGCGTCCCATCATGGCCACTGGCCCATGCAGTACATGGCACCGGTAGCCGAACCCCCCCTTGCGGCAGTTCCATGCGGAGCCAGTCCCCACTGGGCTGCTACTACTCCGCAACACCAGGCGGAGACAGGCCTACCACAGTTTGGCCGTGCCTCAGATCCCTCATACCCTACAACGGCGGACGCTTTCGGCCCTATCAATTTTGACTCGGGGCAGACCGCGGTAGCCAGTCCAGTCCACACGGACGGCAGGGCGATGAAAAAAAATACAGGGAAAGCTTTGGATAGGGGCTCCAAGTGCCAAGGCGAGATTCTTATGTTATCTGACTACGCGCAGCCTATGAAGGGTGTTAGCTTCAATGCGAAGAAACAGGCCTGGCTGGCCTACTGGACCATAACGAACAACTTTCAAATGCGGAAGTTTCCCATTAAGAAGTACGGATTCCGCAACGCCAAGCAGCTTGCCATACAGTGTAGACTGGAGGCGGAACGGCAAAGCACTTCAGAGCGTTTTGAGCGTTCCAGGGGAAAGTTAGCGCTTCGGGCCAGTCATCCCCACTCCCCTTCGGCGACTGCGACAAACCCAAACGATCAATAG